From Marinobacter bohaiensis:
GGCTGGATGTCGCCGTCGACAAGGGCTGCGATGGCGTGGAACCGGACAACATGGACGGCTACACCAACGATCCGGGGTTCGATGTCACCGCCGCCGACCAGCTCGACTACAACCGCTGGCTGGCCAACGCGGCGCATACACGGGAATTGGCCGTCGCCCTCAAGAACGACCTGGCCCAGGTCGGAGACCTAGTCGACTATTTCGATTTCGCCGTCAACGAGCAATGCTTCGAGTACGACGAGTGCGACAAACTGCAGCCGTTCATCGACGCCAACAAAGCCGTTTTCAACGCCGAGTACCTGGACGCTTACCGGACCGACACAGCCCAGCGCAACGCCCTGTGCACGGCCAGCGTGAACCGCCAGTTCAGCACCCTCATTCTCGACCTGGAGCTGGACGACAGCTATCGCGACAGCTGCAACTGAACGCGGAGCCACGTTGACCCCGGCGGCCACCAACCGGACAATTCAACGGCCATCCGCCTTTTACCGACGACGTCGACCGACACAGGCCCTTCGCGATGCCGACCCAACGATTCCGGGCCCCGCTGCTGCTGGCTCTCTCCGCCAGCCCGCTGCTGGGCGCCGCGCAAACCACCGAACTGAACAGCATCACCGTGACCTCCGGCCGCCTGGAGCGGGAACTCTACGACACGCCCGCTGCCACCTCGGTGGTCGACGAGGACGCCATCGCCCAGGGCCAACAGCGGCTCAAGCTGGACGAATCCCTGGGCCAGGTGCCCGGCGTATTCATGCAGAACCGGGAGAACTACGCCCAAGGGGAGCGGGTATCGATCCGCGGTTTCGGCGCCCGGGCGGCGTTCGGGGTCCGCGGCGTGACGGTGCTGGTGGACGGCATCCCCTACACCCTGCCCGACGGCCAGGCGCAACTCGATGCCATCGACCTGAACACCGCCGAAAGCATCGAGGTGATCCGCGGTCCGGCGTCGGTGCTCTACGGTAACGCCGCCGGCGGTGTGCTCAGCGTCACCACGCCCGACGGTCGCCGCCAGCCGGATCACACCACCCTGCGACTGGAAGGCGGCAGCGACGGCTATGGCCAGTTTGCCGCCGGCAACAGCGGCGAAAATGGCCCCTGGTCGCACAACCTCAGCGTCTCGGCCCTGAATACCGACGGCTACCGTGATCACAGCCACGTGGAGAAGTACCTGCTCAACGGTAAGCTGCGACGCGATCTGGGCGATGACCGGGCGCTCACTGCCGTATTCAATCTGCTCGACAACCCGCGCTCGGAGGATCCAGGCGCCCTGACCGCCGAACAGGTCGAGGAAGATCGCGAGCAGGCCGGCCGTTTCACCGAGGAGTACGACACCGGCCAGAGCGTCGACCAACAGGTGCTGGGGCTGCAATACCAGGACCTTTCCGCCGGCCCGGGCGAATGGTACGTCAAGACGTTCTACCTGCGCCGTAACTTCAATCAGCAGCTGCCCTACCCCGGCGACAGCCTGATCCATTACGACCGCGACTACTTCGGCGCCAGCACCGAGTACCGCCAGTCGTTGGCGCTGGGCGGACGGCCGCTGCGCTATGTCGCCGGCGTGGAAGCGCGCCGCCAGCGCGACGATCGCGGCCGCCGCGAGGTCTCCTTCGCCGGCGACATCGGCGGGCTCACCGCCGACGAGGTGCAGACCGCCACCGCCGTCGGCGCCTTCGCCCAGACCGACCTGGACCTGACTGACAAGCTGACCCTGTCCCTGGGCGGCCGTTTCGACCGCGTCGAGCTGGCCGTGGACGACCACTTCCCCAGCGACGGCAACCAGAGTGGTGAACAGACCTTCCGCGAGTGGAGCGGCTCGGCCGGGCTGAGCTACCGCTACCGGCCGTTCCACCAGGTGTACGCCAACGTCAGCACGGCTTTCGAGACGCCCACCTTCTCGGAATTCGCCAACCCCAGCGGCGTGGGCGGCTTCAATCCCGACATCGAGCCGCAGCAGTCGCTCAACCGCGAACTGGGCCTGCGCGGCGATCTCGGCTACGGCGTGGATTACGACGTCACCCTGTTCTGGGTGGACGTGCGCGACGAACTGATCCCCTACGAGCTGCCCGGCGACAACGACCGCACCTTCTACCGCAACGCCGGCGATACCAGCCGCAAGGGCGTCGAGCTGGCTCTGGGCTGGCGCTTCGCGCCCCAATGGCGAGTGGAGTCGGCACTGACGCTGGCGCGCTACCGCTTCGACGACTACACCGCCAACGGCAACGACTACGACGACAACCGCATCCCCGGTCTGCCGGAGCGGACCTGGAACACCGAGCTGCACTGGAACGGCGCCGGCGAGCGTTTTGCCGCCCTCGAGACCCGCTACGTGGGCGATATGAAAGCCGACGACGCCAACACCGTGGAGGTCGATGACTACTGGTTGCTGGGTCTGCGTGGCGGGGATGGCTGGTACGTCGGGCGCGACACCTTACTCAAGGCGTACGCCGGCATCCGCAACCTGCTGGACGAGGACTACTTCGCCAACGTACGCATCAACGCCAGCAACGACCGTTATTTCGAGCCGGCGTCTGGGCGCACCTGGTACGCCGGGATTGAACTGACGTTCTAGTAGTGTCCCGTTAGCCCCACCAGGCCTCCATCCGCGCCTCCAGTTGCCGGAACCGGCGCGTGTAGTGGATCACCCAGCCACCGATCCAGCCGCCCAGCACGATGTCGAAGAAACCGGTCAGAGCGAGATTGTCGGGGGAGGCGGCCGCAGGTTTTGCCAGAGACCAGCCCGGAGCGGACCAGCCGCTCGCCCTGCCGTCGTCGGTGCCCGGGGAATACCCCATGGCATCGACGGATTTGTCGACGCGCCCTTCACGGAGCACTGATCGATTTGTATACTGAAGTCGCTTTGCGAACACAAGTTCGTTATTCGAACACGGCAAGCCGTTCAACAACACAACAAGGCCGGAGCCACCCATGAACAAGAAACTCAAGCAATACGTACCCTACGCCCTCGCCCTGTCGCTGGCCGGGACCGCGCTAAGCGCCCAGGCGGCCACCACCCTGCGCGTCGCCCATTTCTTCCCGGCCGCGTCGGACGTCAACCAGAACCTCTTCAAGGCCTGGGCCAATGCCGTCGAGGAAGATTCCAACGGCCAGCTGCGCGTGCAGATGTTCCCATCAGGCACCCTGGCCAAGGCCGACGCCATCTATGAAGCGGCGGCCAACGGCATCGCCGATGTCGGCATCACTGTCCAGGGCTACACCGCCGGACGCTTCCCGCTGACCCAGATCGTCGAGCTGCCGGGCATCGCCCCCACCGCCAGCGCCGGCGCCTGCGTGCTGCAGACCCTCTACGACGAAGGCCACCTGGACGACGAATACGCCGATACCCATCCGCTGTTCATGTTCACCACCGGCCCTGGCTTCGTACACACCAAGGACACCCTGGTGGAAACGCCGGAAGACCTGGCCGGCCTGCGCATCCGCCGGCCCACGTCCCTGGTGGGCGACATGCTGACCGATATGGGAGCCACCCCGGTAGGCATGCCGGCGCCGGACATCTATACCTCCATGCAGCGCGGCGTGATCGACGGTGTCAGCCTGCCCTGGGAAGGTATCAAAACCTTCCGCCTCAATGAGCTGGCCACCCAGCACACCCAGGTTCCGTTCTATTCCCTGGGGCTGATCGCCACCATGAACCAGCGCACCTACGACCGCCTGAGCCCGGAGGAAAAAGCCGCCATCGACGCCAATTCCGGCATGAAGTGGGCGGAGAATGCCGGCGAGGTGTTCAATGAACTGGACCGCCAGGGCAAGGAAGAAGCGGTCGAAGCCGGCCACACCATCCTGGAAATCGAGGAACCGCTGGAGAACCCGGACTGGCAGGGCCCGCTCACGGCGGGCATCGAGAGTTACCTGGGCAAGCTGGAAGAGCGCGGCCTGCCGGCCCGCGAGGTCTATCAGGCGGCCCAGGCCGCCAGCAACGCCTGCACCAGCGGTCAATAACGCACCGCTTTGGAAAGGGGGCGTCCCGCGCCCCCTTCCGTCACCGCGTTGCGCCTCCGTGCCGGAGGCCGCGGCGCGCCCTTGTATTCACCTGCCGCCTCTCCTTTATTGAAGGATACCCGACGAGCGTCCGGCGCCGGACGGCTATGACATGTACGTGCCAGCGGCCCGGCCATGGCACCGCCCGACAAGGCCGCCGTGGATTTCGAATGGATAATAAGGAAGCATACGATTAGGCGACGTGCGATCCGGGTCGACAGTTTTGTCAATGCGCTCTTCACGAAACACTGAACGATTTGTATACTCGAACTCGGCTTGCGAACATAAGTTCGTTATTCGAACAAAGACAGACCAAACTATAAGAGCAATCTACAAGACCAAAAGGCCGGAGCCACTCATGCATAACAAACTCAAGAAGTACCTACCGTTTGCCCTCGCCCTGTCCGTAGCAGGCGTATCGGCGACCGCCCAGGCGGCCTCCACGCTGAGGATGTCCCATTTCTGGCCCGCCGCATCGGGCATCAACCAGGACATCTTCGAGCAATGGATCGACGCCGTGGAAGCCGACTCCAACGGTGAGCTGCGGGTCCAGAACTTCCCGTCCGGCACCCTGACCAAGGCCGACGATGCCTACGAGGGCGCAGTCAACGGCATCTCCGACATCGCCATCAC
This genomic window contains:
- a CDS encoding endo alpha-1,4 polygalactosaminidase, which produces MKAFTILCLALSAAGCGGSSSDSSASASTGDQAGPAPVTGGDWYQPVPLTTWQWQLQGTVNESYAVEMYDIDLFDADISVIQSLQASGKKVICYFSGGSYENWRDDAGAFDDADLGNALDGWDGERWLDIRNQNVRDIMAARLDVAVDKGCDGVEPDNMDGYTNDPGFDVTAADQLDYNRWLANAAHTRELAVALKNDLAQVGDLVDYFDFAVNEQCFEYDECDKLQPFIDANKAVFNAEYLDAYRTDTAQRNALCTASVNRQFSTLILDLELDDSYRDSCN
- a CDS encoding TonB-dependent receptor family protein, with translation MPTQRFRAPLLLALSASPLLGAAQTTELNSITVTSGRLERELYDTPAATSVVDEDAIAQGQQRLKLDESLGQVPGVFMQNRENYAQGERVSIRGFGARAAFGVRGVTVLVDGIPYTLPDGQAQLDAIDLNTAESIEVIRGPASVLYGNAAGGVLSVTTPDGRRQPDHTTLRLEGGSDGYGQFAAGNSGENGPWSHNLSVSALNTDGYRDHSHVEKYLLNGKLRRDLGDDRALTAVFNLLDNPRSEDPGALTAEQVEEDREQAGRFTEEYDTGQSVDQQVLGLQYQDLSAGPGEWYVKTFYLRRNFNQQLPYPGDSLIHYDRDYFGASTEYRQSLALGGRPLRYVAGVEARRQRDDRGRREVSFAGDIGGLTADEVQTATAVGAFAQTDLDLTDKLTLSLGGRFDRVELAVDDHFPSDGNQSGEQTFREWSGSAGLSYRYRPFHQVYANVSTAFETPTFSEFANPSGVGGFNPDIEPQQSLNRELGLRGDLGYGVDYDVTLFWVDVRDELIPYELPGDNDRTFYRNAGDTSRKGVELALGWRFAPQWRVESALTLARYRFDDYTANGNDYDDNRIPGLPERTWNTELHWNGAGERFAALETRYVGDMKADDANTVEVDDYWLLGLRGGDGWYVGRDTLLKAYAGIRNLLDEDYFANVRINASNDRYFEPASGRTWYAGIELTF
- a CDS encoding TRAP transporter substrate-binding protein encodes the protein MNKKLKQYVPYALALSLAGTALSAQAATTLRVAHFFPAASDVNQNLFKAWANAVEEDSNGQLRVQMFPSGTLAKADAIYEAAANGIADVGITVQGYTAGRFPLTQIVELPGIAPTASAGACVLQTLYDEGHLDDEYADTHPLFMFTTGPGFVHTKDTLVETPEDLAGLRIRRPTSLVGDMLTDMGATPVGMPAPDIYTSMQRGVIDGVSLPWEGIKTFRLNELATQHTQVPFYSLGLIATMNQRTYDRLSPEEKAAIDANSGMKWAENAGEVFNELDRQGKEEAVEAGHTILEIEEPLENPDWQGPLTAGIESYLGKLEERGLPAREVYQAAQAASNACTSGQ